Proteins from a single region of Anaerolineae bacterium:
- a CDS encoding CDGSH iron-sulfur domain-containing protein, giving the protein MAEHSTEERNGHPRTTVRLQPGERVALCRCFGSKQFPFCDGTHREHPGRGPVIVEAPTAAGTTA; this is encoded by the coding sequence ATGGCCGAACATAGCACTGAGGAACGCAACGGGCATCCGCGCACGACCGTACGATTGCAGCCGGGGGAACGGGTGGCTTTATGTCGCTGTTTTGGCTCCAAGCAGTTCCCATTCTGCGACGGCACCCACCGAGAGCATCCTGGCAGGGGGCCTGTGATCGTGGAAGCCCCGACAGCCGCTGGAACCACCGCCTAA
- a CDS encoding radical SAM protein: MTMQFYRQELSQRSSNGMEPSGLRVYRSRTRRAFLNIGTRILIWAGPMLARAGPVRHVAIRLAESRLRAGHRQALKRSHRPPGVERDRLDMGIAILHTVERALARGQLSEATLRGMLGTLIKDVLIGQGDWSAKARFRAKYGCNPPDFLLISPGKACNLRCVGCYADAGPTREKLDWAILDRLVTEAYELWGARFFVLSGGEPLAYRSNGKGVLDLAERHRDCFFLMYTNGTLIDNAVARRMAYLGNLTPAISLEGMRERTDERRGAGVFDQIVAAMGRLRREKVFFGVSLTATRHNADEILSDEFVDFFFERQGALYAWIFHYMPIGRSFTLDLMPTPEQRLRLWQRTWQLIRTRRLFIADFWNSGTLSDGCISAGRDGGYLCVDWNGAVSPCVFVPYSPVNIHDVYAQGKTLNEVWANPFFADIRAWQRAYGFEQPREGNHGNWLMPCPIRDHHKEFRQLLARHEPEPTDENAHQALLDASYAQGMQAYDEALEALLEPLWKRHYMDRTQDRL; encoded by the coding sequence ATGACAATGCAATTTTACCGTCAGGAGCTGTCCCAGCGGAGTTCCAACGGGATGGAGCCCAGCGGGCTGCGCGTCTACCGCAGCCGAACGCGCCGGGCTTTCCTCAACATCGGCACCCGTATTCTCATCTGGGCAGGCCCGATGCTGGCGCGCGCTGGGCCGGTGCGACACGTTGCTATCCGGCTGGCTGAATCACGTCTGCGCGCAGGCCACCGGCAGGCATTGAAGCGATCACATCGCCCCCCGGGCGTGGAGCGTGATCGCCTGGACATGGGCATAGCGATCCTTCACACCGTCGAGCGGGCATTGGCCCGAGGTCAGCTGTCCGAGGCCACGCTGCGCGGCATGTTGGGGACCCTGATCAAGGACGTCCTGATCGGACAGGGAGACTGGTCGGCCAAAGCGCGTTTCCGGGCCAAGTATGGCTGTAACCCGCCCGATTTTCTATTGATCAGCCCAGGCAAGGCGTGCAATCTTCGCTGCGTGGGCTGCTATGCCGATGCCGGCCCGACGCGCGAGAAGCTGGATTGGGCCATCTTGGATCGGCTGGTGACTGAGGCATACGAGCTATGGGGCGCTCGCTTCTTCGTACTCAGCGGTGGAGAGCCTCTAGCTTACCGTTCGAACGGTAAAGGGGTGTTGGATCTTGCCGAGCGACATCGGGACTGCTTCTTCTTAATGTATACCAATGGTACTCTGATTGACAATGCCGTGGCGCGGCGGATGGCCTACCTGGGCAACCTCACGCCAGCGATCTCATTGGAGGGGATGCGTGAGCGCACCGACGAGCGTCGCGGAGCCGGGGTATTTGACCAGATCGTGGCTGCTATGGGCCGGCTCCGGCGTGAAAAGGTGTTCTTCGGCGTCTCGCTCACGGCCACTCGCCACAACGCCGATGAGATCCTCTCAGACGAGTTCGTGGATTTCTTCTTCGAACGCCAGGGAGCTCTCTACGCCTGGATTTTTCACTACATGCCCATCGGCCGCTCGTTCACCCTGGACCTGATGCCGACGCCAGAGCAACGGTTGCGCCTGTGGCAGCGCACTTGGCAGCTTATCCGGACAAGGAGGCTGTTCATCGCTGACTTCTGGAACAGCGGCACGTTGTCTGACGGCTGTATCTCGGCCGGACGTGACGGCGGATACCTCTGCGTAGACTGGAATGGCGCAGTCAGCCCATGTGTGTTCGTGCCTTATTCGCCGGTCAACATACATGATGTGTATGCGCAGGGCAAGACGCTGAACGAGGTATGGGCTAATCCGTTTTTCGCGGATATCCGGGCCTGGCAGCGCGCCTACGGTTTTGAGCAGCCGCGCGAGGGAAACCACGGCAACTGGCTGATGCCCTGCCCCATCCGTGATCACCATAAAGAATTTCGGCAGTTGCTGGCGCGGCACGAACCTGAACCGACCGACGAGAACGCGCATCAGGCTCTGTTAGATGCAAGCTATGCTCAAGGCATGCAAGCGTATGACGAGGCCTTGGAGGCCTTGCTAGAGCCGTTGTGGAAGCGACATTACATGGACAGAACCCAGGATAGGTTATAG
- a CDS encoding TetR/AcrR family transcriptional regulator, translating into MASLTSELVEGKELILREAERLFSQRGYQGVSIRELAQACGMTNAALYYHFKDKEDLFCQMAMRQVERLAQTLRERAAAVGKTPQAQLVALAHAYAEHLRQRQDTAHVYAEAFHKLGPQRARALHEHFHRHMLGAIAEVIRAGQETGALRAVDPHMAARAFLGMMGMLRFQLLNGEVTPQQVEQLVDIFLHGVVATSQGWKP; encoded by the coding sequence TTGGCATCTCTAACCTCTGAGCTGGTAGAAGGCAAAGAGCTGATCCTGCGAGAGGCGGAACGGCTTTTCAGCCAGCGCGGCTACCAGGGCGTATCCATTCGCGAGCTGGCGCAAGCCTGCGGCATGACCAACGCCGCGCTGTACTACCACTTCAAGGACAAGGAAGATCTCTTCTGCCAGATGGCGATGCGCCAGGTAGAGCGCTTGGCGCAAACATTGCGAGAGCGAGCAGCTGCTGTTGGAAAGACGCCACAGGCCCAACTGGTTGCCCTAGCTCACGCTTACGCCGAACACCTAAGACAACGCCAGGATACCGCCCATGTGTATGCCGAGGCCTTTCACAAGTTAGGCCCCCAGCGGGCGCGTGCCCTGCATGAGCACTTCCATCGGCATATGTTGGGCGCTATAGCGGAGGTAATTCGCGCTGGACAAGAGACCGGTGCCCTCCGCGCTGTGGATCCCCATATGGCAGCTCGGGCTTTTCTGGGGATGATGGGCATGCTCCGTTTTCAGCTCCTTAACGGGGAAGTCACCCCTCAGCAGGTGGAGCAATTGGTGGATATCTTCCTCCACGGCGTGGTGGCGACGTCTCAGGGGTGGAAGCCATGA
- a CDS encoding ABC transporter ATP-binding protein/permease: MNHRTGRPSLGRDLGRALSYLRRYWLTTLGAWLSLLLMTAGNLAAPRLLQVLIDQGIKAGDLRLIYTLAAGLVGLAAARGLFTFLQGYLSEKASQGVAFDLRQELYAKLQSLSFSYHDQAQTGQLMTRATNDVEILRMFTGMGFLQLLSTALMFLGTAFLLISLDWQLALLSLTIVPIALVVITTLTRRIMPRFLIIQQKLGYLNTLLQENLAGARVVKAFAREPYEIERFQAANVSLLEENLRVARVFSFSIPLIFGLGNLGSLIVIWVGGLQVINSRLTLGELVAFNTYVTMLTLPLFFLGMIMGLMTQAGASARRIFEILDADVEVREKPNTISLPPMRGRVEFDHVTFRYVGANEDTLQDVSFVVEPGETVALLGATGSGKTTITHLIPRFYDVTSGAVRVDGYDVRDVTLHSLRSQIGIVLQETNLFTGTIRENIAYGRPDATMEEVIEAAKAAEAHDFIMSFPDGYETRIGERGVGLSGGQKQRIAIARALLLNPRILILDDSTSNVDLETEARIRRALERLMKGRTSFVIAQRISTVQKADRILVLDRGRLVAQGRHEELLESSPIYAEIYHLQLNGRRPVGIEAVAVSGDSRRDGALGQAQPANSLKFTHT; this comes from the coding sequence ATGAATCACAGGACGGGCCGGCCCTCTCTCGGCCGTGACCTTGGCCGCGCTTTAAGTTATCTGCGTCGCTATTGGCTAACCACCCTAGGGGCGTGGCTCAGCTTGCTGCTGATGACCGCGGGGAATCTGGCCGCCCCGCGATTGTTGCAGGTGCTGATTGACCAGGGAATCAAGGCGGGCGACCTGCGGCTCATCTACACTTTAGCAGCCGGGCTGGTGGGGTTGGCGGCCGCCCGTGGTCTCTTCACATTCTTGCAGGGATATCTCTCCGAGAAGGCCTCACAAGGGGTAGCCTTCGACCTGCGCCAAGAGCTGTATGCCAAGCTACAGTCTCTCTCGTTCAGCTACCACGATCAGGCGCAGACGGGTCAGTTGATGACGCGCGCCACCAACGACGTAGAGATCCTGCGCATGTTCACCGGCATGGGATTCCTGCAGCTTCTCAGCACGGCCCTGATGTTCCTAGGCACGGCTTTCCTGCTGATCTCCCTCGATTGGCAATTAGCTCTGCTATCGCTCACCATCGTTCCCATCGCCCTGGTGGTCATCACGACGTTGACACGCCGGATCATGCCGCGTTTCCTGATCATCCAACAGAAGCTAGGCTACCTCAACACTCTGCTGCAGGAAAACCTGGCCGGTGCGCGCGTGGTGAAGGCGTTCGCCCGAGAGCCGTACGAGATCGAGCGGTTTCAGGCGGCCAATGTCAGCCTGCTGGAGGAAAATCTGCGCGTGGCCCGCGTCTTCTCGTTCAGCATTCCTCTCATCTTCGGCTTAGGGAACCTCGGCTCCCTGATCGTGATTTGGGTAGGCGGGCTACAGGTGATCAATAGCCGGCTTACCCTGGGCGAGCTAGTGGCATTTAACACCTACGTGACCATGCTCACCCTGCCCCTTTTCTTCCTGGGCATGATCATGGGGTTGATGACACAGGCTGGCGCATCGGCTCGCCGCATCTTCGAGATCTTGGACGCCGACGTCGAGGTGCGTGAGAAGCCGAATACGATCTCGTTACCGCCCATGCGCGGGCGCGTCGAGTTCGATCACGTCACCTTTCGTTATGTCGGCGCCAACGAAGACACGCTGCAGGACGTCTCATTCGTGGTCGAGCCGGGTGAAACGGTGGCTTTGCTGGGGGCGACCGGCTCAGGCAAGACCACGATCACCCATCTCATCCCTCGCTTTTACGATGTGACTTCCGGTGCAGTGCGCGTGGATGGCTACGACGTGCGCGATGTCACGCTGCACAGCCTGCGCTCGCAGATCGGCATCGTCTTGCAGGAGACGAACCTATTCACAGGCACGATCCGGGAGAATATCGCCTATGGTCGGCCAGACGCCACCATGGAGGAGGTCATCGAGGCCGCCAAAGCCGCCGAGGCGCACGATTTCATCATGAGCTTTCCGGACGGCTACGAGACGCGCATAGGCGAGCGTGGCGTAGGGCTATCCGGCGGGCAGAAGCAACGGATTGCCATTGCTCGCGCCCTGTTGCTCAACCCACGCATCCTCATCCTAGACGACTCCACCTCGAATGTGGACTTGGAGACGGAGGCGCGCATCCGGCGGGCGCTGGAACGGCTGATGAAGGGACGGACCTCGTTTGTAATCGCTCAACGCATCAGCACGGTGCAGAAGGCGGATCGGATTCTGGTGCTCGATCGAGGCCGGTTAGTGGCTCAGGGTCGCCACGAGGAGCTGTTGGAGAGCAGCCCTATCTATGCCGAGATCTACCACCTGCAATTGAATGGCCGCCGGCCTGTGGGGATCGAGGCGGTGGCAGTATCTGGCGATAGCCGCCGCGATGGTGCATTGGGCCAGGCCCAGCCGGCTAATAGTCTGAAGTTCACGCACACATGA
- a CDS encoding ABC transporter ATP-binding protein/permease yields the protein MFGAHALQALARQPERAHDRRRAARRLVTYLWPYRWMWLLVLIATGGASLTALAGPYLIGRAIDQAIAQRDRHRLAMTMLAFAGAIVGGYLFNAVSNYCMSVIGQRTLKSLRNDIFSQVQRLSLRFFDTHEPGDLMSRLVNDTDTINQFLSNGLNRILIDTLSLFGIIVVMLRLQVDLALVSFTVIPLMVGATLYFARRARVAYRRTRERIGAVSAELEENIAGVREVQAFARERENQQRFLELNAANRDAAVSAQAITAAFMPTVDILSALAMAIVAGYGGHLAVQGQASVGLIAAFLGYVQRFFMPIRAISQLYTSAQSALAGAERIFDLLDEQPEIRDAPDAFEMPPIQGHVVFDHVRFGYKPGEEVLHDVTLEALPGQTIALVGPTGAGKSSIVNLLMRFYDVWDGAVRIDGIDVRQVTQSSLRRQMGIVLQDTFLFSGTVADNIRYGRLDATDEEVEAAARLVNAHEFISRLPDGYQTRVLERGNNFSQGQRQLIAFARAVLADPRILILDEATSSVDTRTEALIQEALGRLLKGRTSFVIAHRLSTIRNADQVLMIVDGRIVERGTHEELLAHRGAYYALYSQQFADDERARVEPMEVA from the coding sequence ATGTTTGGGGCACACGCTTTACAGGCGTTGGCACGTCAGCCTGAGCGCGCGCATGATCGCCGGCGGGCCGCGCGGCGTCTCGTCACCTATCTGTGGCCTTATCGCTGGATGTGGCTTCTAGTCCTCATCGCCACCGGAGGCGCCTCCCTCACCGCGTTGGCCGGCCCATACCTCATCGGCCGGGCCATTGACCAGGCCATCGCCCAGCGCGACCGACACCGGCTGGCCATGACGATGCTTGCCTTTGCCGGCGCCATCGTCGGCGGCTATCTCTTCAACGCCGTGAGCAATTACTGTATGTCGGTCATCGGACAGCGCACCCTGAAATCGCTGCGTAACGACATCTTCAGCCAGGTACAGCGGCTGTCATTGCGCTTCTTCGACACCCATGAGCCTGGCGATCTGATGAGCCGCCTGGTCAACGATACCGACACCATCAACCAATTCCTAAGCAATGGGTTGAACCGCATCCTAATTGATACGCTATCGCTGTTCGGGATCATCGTCGTCATGCTGCGATTACAGGTGGACCTAGCGCTGGTCTCCTTCACGGTGATCCCGCTCATGGTGGGAGCCACGCTATACTTCGCCCGGCGAGCGCGGGTGGCCTACCGTCGCACGCGCGAGCGAATCGGCGCAGTGTCGGCGGAGCTGGAGGAGAACATCGCTGGCGTTCGGGAAGTGCAAGCCTTCGCCCGTGAGCGGGAAAATCAACAGCGCTTTCTGGAGCTGAACGCAGCCAATCGCGATGCCGCTGTCAGCGCGCAGGCGATCACCGCAGCGTTCATGCCCACGGTGGACATCCTGAGCGCCTTGGCAATGGCGATCGTCGCTGGGTATGGCGGCCATCTGGCCGTGCAAGGGCAGGCCTCTGTGGGATTGATTGCCGCCTTCCTGGGATACGTGCAGCGCTTCTTCATGCCGATCCGGGCCATTTCACAGCTTTATACATCGGCGCAGTCGGCCCTAGCTGGCGCTGAACGCATCTTCGACTTGTTGGATGAGCAGCCCGAAATCCGGGACGCGCCCGATGCCTTCGAGATGCCCCCTATTCAGGGACATGTGGTCTTTGATCATGTCCGTTTCGGGTACAAGCCGGGCGAGGAGGTGTTACACGACGTCACCCTGGAGGCGCTGCCGGGACAGACAATCGCCCTAGTAGGGCCGACAGGCGCGGGCAAATCCAGCATCGTGAACCTGCTGATGCGGTTCTACGACGTGTGGGATGGTGCGGTGCGGATTGACGGCATAGACGTGCGTCAGGTGACTCAATCCAGCCTGCGACGGCAGATGGGGATCGTCCTGCAGGACACGTTCCTCTTCTCTGGGACGGTGGCCGACAACATCCGCTATGGCCGGCTGGACGCCACCGACGAGGAGGTCGAGGCAGCCGCCCGCCTGGTCAATGCTCACGAGTTCATTTCTCGTCTGCCCGACGGCTATCAGACGCGCGTACTGGAGCGGGGAAACAACTTTTCGCAGGGGCAAAGGCAACTCATTGCCTTTGCCCGGGCTGTGCTGGCCGACCCGCGCATCCTCATCCTGGACGAGGCGACATCAAGCGTGGATACCCGGACGGAAGCGCTGATTCAAGAGGCGCTGGGCCGCTTGCTGAAGGGGCGGACTAGCTTCGTTATCGCGCACAGGCTGAGCACCATCCGCAACGCCGATCAGGTGCTCATGATCGTAGATGGGCGCATTGTGGAGCGTGGCACGCATGAGGAGCTGCTCGCCCACCGCGGCGCCTACTATGCGCTGTATAGTCAACAGTTCGCGGACGATGAGCGGGCTCGAGTGGAACCAATGGAGGTGGCCTGA
- the smpB gene encoding SsrA-binding protein SmpB, giving the protein MAIKTIATNRKAYHDYEVVDTLEAGIVLTGTEIKSIREGRVNLRDGFAIIRGGEVWLLNVHIAPYPGGNRQNHEPRRERKLLLHRREINRLAGRVQEKGWTLVPLRLYLKDNKAKIELGLVRGKREYDKREAIAKREAEREVQREMKDWKRVR; this is encoded by the coding sequence ATGGCCATCAAAACCATCGCTACCAACCGCAAAGCTTATCACGACTATGAAGTCGTGGACACCCTAGAAGCCGGCATTGTGCTCACTGGCACGGAGATCAAATCCATCCGCGAGGGACGAGTGAACCTGCGCGATGGCTTTGCCATCATCCGTGGGGGAGAGGTGTGGCTGCTCAACGTGCACATTGCGCCCTATCCAGGGGGTAATCGGCAAAACCATGAGCCGCGCCGGGAGCGCAAGTTGTTGTTACACCGGCGGGAGATCAACCGGCTAGCCGGCCGCGTCCAGGAGAAGGGGTGGACCTTGGTGCCGCTACGGCTGTATCTCAAGGATAACAAGGCTAAGATCGAGCTAGGCTTGGTGCGCGGCAAACGCGAATACGATAAGCGCGAGGCCATCGCCAAACGAGAGGCCGAACGCGAGGTGCAAAGGGAGATGAAAGACTGGAAGCGGGTGCGGTGA
- a CDS encoding S41 family peptidase codes for MLQWLIASVLLISITGSAFLLGFGTGFSVGRWTAPSSPRTSAGIALPLEAAKPQPTATPRPNATPTTEASTTGLTSGDEEDPLLKQPEEFRVFWEAWHALQRDFYGELPSNQEMTYGAIRGVLELLDDENTTFLDPQSAEFFNTDLSGTFEGIGARVDTAPGGGVLIVEPFEGQPAYEAGIRRGDIIIEVDGQDVTDMPLGDAIQLIRGPKGTKVRLLIKREGEPDPIEVEVVRARIEIPIVESKMLDHGIAYLKLGEFNGRSPELVRRALRELLRQKPKGLILDLRGNPGGLLDAAVEIGSQFVGKGNILIERFKDGKEQAYPARPGGLATNIPLVVLVNDSSASASEIVAGAIQDAGRGPLIGVTTFGKGSVQVPHRLSDGSMLRVTIARWFTPKGRGIDGIGLEPDIVVERTPEDRAAGRDPQLDRAVEYLLTSE; via the coding sequence ATGCTTCAATGGTTGATAGCCTCTGTTTTGCTGATTAGTATAACGGGATCGGCCTTTCTCCTAGGATTCGGAACCGGCTTCAGTGTGGGCCGATGGACCGCGCCCTCTAGCCCACGCACCTCGGCTGGAATAGCTCTACCACTCGAGGCCGCGAAACCACAGCCGACTGCGACCCCGCGTCCCAATGCAACTCCCACCACCGAGGCATCTACAACGGGGCTGACCTCAGGTGATGAAGAAGACCCTCTGTTGAAGCAGCCGGAGGAATTCCGGGTATTCTGGGAAGCTTGGCATGCCCTTCAGCGAGATTTCTACGGCGAGTTGCCGAGCAATCAGGAGATGACCTACGGGGCCATTCGCGGCGTCCTCGAGCTGCTGGACGACGAGAATACCACCTTCCTTGATCCGCAATCGGCTGAATTCTTCAACACAGACCTCTCTGGCACCTTCGAGGGTATCGGTGCCCGTGTGGACACCGCGCCAGGAGGTGGCGTGCTGATCGTCGAGCCGTTCGAAGGCCAGCCTGCGTACGAAGCCGGCATCCGGCGCGGCGACATCATCATCGAGGTGGATGGACAAGATGTGACGGACATGCCTCTGGGCGATGCCATCCAGCTCATCCGCGGGCCTAAGGGCACTAAGGTACGCCTCCTCATCAAGCGCGAGGGCGAGCCTGACCCGATCGAGGTTGAAGTCGTGCGGGCTCGCATCGAGATCCCCATCGTCGAGAGCAAGATGCTGGACCACGGGATCGCCTACCTTAAGCTCGGCGAATTCAACGGCCGTTCTCCCGAGCTGGTGCGGCGTGCGCTGCGCGAGCTACTGCGCCAGAAGCCAAAAGGGCTGATCCTAGACCTGCGCGGCAATCCGGGCGGCTTGCTGGACGCCGCTGTCGAGATCGGCAGCCAGTTTGTGGGTAAGGGCAACATCCTGATTGAGCGTTTCAAGGATGGAAAAGAGCAGGCATATCCGGCACGTCCTGGAGGCCTCGCCACGAACATTCCGCTGGTGGTATTGGTTAACGATAGCAGTGCGAGCGCTTCCGAGATCGTCGCTGGCGCCATCCAGGATGCCGGGCGTGGCCCGCTCATCGGCGTTACCACGTTCGGCAAGGGGTCTGTCCAAGTGCCCCATCGCCTGAGCGATGGGTCCATGCTGCGCGTGACCATCGCTCGCTGGTTCACCCCTAAAGGCCGAGGCATTGACGGCATCGGCCTAGAGCCAGACATCGTGGTCGAGCGCACCCCGGAAGATCGTGCCGCTGGACGCGATCCACAACTAGATCGCGCGGTAGAGTATCTGCTCACCAGCGAGTAA
- a CDS encoding S41 family peptidase: MRILTASRMRALRYAIGIGAAALIPLLAFIAGFAFHWYLTRDQIPAEAEEFRIFWEAWHILDKSFLGEDPPIVQRIYGAIRGLAQSYGDPYTVFVEPQPRQREREDLRGEFGGIGAWIIREEDGSYSLRPMPDMPAARAGIREGDILVAVDGQEITPTMSQDEVVSLIRGPVGTIVRIRVRRTNVAELLTFEIQRQRIETPSVEWRILDTPPRTGYIRLAIFTERTADELTKALDDLTKQGVNRLVLDLRHNNGGLLEAAVDVSSTFLRNGVVLYEKRAGDREKVYFVRRRPLVFDGSLVVLVDGATASAAEIVAGALQDHRRALLFGEKTFGKGSVQLVHDLSDGSSLHVTSARWLTPNHRQIDQQGLEPDVPVAVSEQDRQSGRDPVLERALEQLAAMP; the protein is encoded by the coding sequence ATGAGGATTTTAACCGCTTCTCGTATGCGAGCGCTCAGATATGCTATCGGTATTGGCGCCGCTGCGCTGATCCCGCTGTTGGCGTTCATAGCCGGCTTTGCCTTTCACTGGTACCTAACGCGAGATCAAATCCCCGCTGAAGCAGAGGAATTTCGCATCTTCTGGGAGGCATGGCATATCCTAGACAAGTCCTTCCTAGGAGAAGATCCTCCCATAGTACAGCGGATTTACGGCGCCATCCGCGGCCTTGCCCAGTCTTATGGTGACCCTTATACTGTCTTCGTGGAGCCACAGCCTCGCCAGCGAGAGCGGGAAGATTTAAGGGGAGAGTTCGGCGGCATCGGCGCTTGGATTATCCGGGAAGAAGATGGCTCCTACAGCCTGCGGCCGATGCCGGATATGCCTGCAGCACGAGCCGGCATCCGAGAGGGGGACATCCTTGTGGCTGTGGACGGGCAAGAGATCACACCCACCATGTCACAAGACGAAGTAGTGAGCCTGATCCGTGGGCCCGTTGGGACGATCGTACGCATTCGGGTGCGACGGACTAATGTGGCCGAGCTGCTTACATTTGAAATCCAGCGTCAGCGCATCGAGACGCCCAGCGTCGAGTGGCGCATCCTAGATACCCCGCCTCGCACGGGATACATCCGGCTTGCCATCTTTACTGAGCGTACTGCTGATGAGTTGACCAAGGCATTGGATGACCTGACTAAGCAGGGGGTGAACCGGCTCGTCCTGGATCTGCGCCATAACAACGGCGGCCTATTGGAAGCCGCTGTGGATGTGAGTAGCACTTTTTTGCGTAACGGCGTAGTGCTATACGAAAAAAGGGCTGGGGATCGAGAGAAGGTTTACTTCGTGCGACGCCGTCCGTTGGTGTTCGATGGCAGCCTGGTGGTCCTTGTGGACGGGGCAACGGCCAGCGCGGCAGAAATCGTAGCGGGTGCCCTACAGGATCACCGGCGAGCGCTGCTGTTCGGCGAGAAGACATTTGGCAAGGGCTCTGTCCAACTGGTACATGACCTGTCTGACGGCTCGTCCCTACATGTCACTTCCGCCCGCTGGCTCACCCCGAATCATCGCCAGATTGACCAACAAGGTCTGGAGCCGGACGTCCCGGTAGCGGTATCAGAGCAGGATCGCCAGTCCGGACGAGACCCGGTATTGGAACGAGCGCTTGAGCAATTGGCAGCAATGCCATAG
- a CDS encoding GNAT family N-acetyltransferase codes for MSTPCCVRENALQLVVYQGNEGFDALRSEWNALLHRSIVDQLFLTWEFQHTWWQHWGEGTLYILAWRDQGELVGIVPLYVTKVDGIRHVRLNGGTEVADYLDLIVAPGYEQRVVRCLLDWLCRADAPVWDVLELVNVPEDGVAHRCVPADAVSRGWEVDIKVEDVCPIISLPETWEAYLAMLSKHQRHEIRRKMRRIELETTVRWYIVNQSHDLDIEVDRFIYLHELSSPAKDAFMTDEMKRFFRALAKVMWEAGWLQLSFIEVFGKAAASLFCFDYRDSILVYNSGYDPDRYFEFSPGIVLLSYCIRHAIELGKRKFDFMQGDEEYKYRFGGRDTRVYRITTTRPLTIARL; via the coding sequence TTGTCCACGCCATGCTGTGTTAGAGAAAACGCACTTCAACTAGTTGTTTACCAAGGAAATGAAGGCTTTGATGCCCTGCGTAGCGAGTGGAATGCGCTCTTACATCGCTCCATTGTCGATCAATTGTTCCTCACATGGGAATTTCAGCATACCTGGTGGCAACATTGGGGCGAAGGGACGCTCTATATCCTGGCCTGGCGCGATCAGGGCGAGCTGGTAGGAATTGTCCCCCTCTACGTGACCAAGGTGGATGGTATACGACATGTCCGTTTAAACGGAGGGACGGAGGTCGCTGATTATTTGGACCTAATCGTTGCGCCGGGCTACGAGCAGCGGGTAGTCCGATGTCTATTGGACTGGCTGTGTAGGGCAGACGCTCCTGTTTGGGATGTGCTGGAGCTGGTGAACGTGCCGGAAGATGGAGTGGCGCATCGATGTGTGCCGGCCGATGCCGTTTCACGAGGTTGGGAGGTAGATATTAAGGTGGAGGATGTCTGCCCAATCATCTCATTGCCAGAGACATGGGAAGCATACCTCGCCATGCTCAGCAAGCATCAACGCCACGAGATCCGACGTAAAATGCGCCGAATCGAGCTGGAAACCACAGTCCGTTGGTACATTGTGAACCAAAGCCATGACTTGGATATCGAGGTAGATCGTTTTATCTATCTGCATGAGTTAAGCAGCCCAGCCAAAGATGCGTTCATGACGGATGAGATGAAGCGGTTCTTCCGAGCATTGGCGAAGGTGATGTGGGAGGCCGGTTGGCTGCAATTATCGTTTATTGAGGTGTTCGGAAAGGCTGCAGCTTCTTTGTTTTGCTTCGATTACCGTGATAGCATTTTGGTCTATAACTCCGGCTACGACCCTGACAGATACTTCGAGTTCAGCCCTGGCATTGTCCTGTTGAGCTACTGTATCCGTCACGCTATTGAGCTCGGCAAGCGCAAATTCGATTTCATGCAAGGGGATGAGGAATACAAGTATCGGTTTGGAGGCCGAGACACGCGGGTTTACCGGATTACCACTACTCGACCGTTGACCATTGCCCGTTTATGA